A DNA window from Pseudarthrobacter sp. W1I19 contains the following coding sequences:
- a CDS encoding ABC-F family ATP-binding cassette domain-containing protein → MTATLVAKDVSGGHDHRQLFSRLSLTVAPGDVVGVVGANGAGKSTLLRLLAGVDQPQDGTVSLAPADAFVGWLPQEHERIPGETVAGYIARRTGCAVATAEMESTAEALGSGAPGADDAYSRAFDRWMASGAADLDERIPAVLAELGLDTGADAVMTGLSGGQAARVALAALLLSRFDVVLLDEPTNDLDLAGLAKLEDFVRGLRGGVVLVSHDREFLARCVTTVVELDLAQNSVAVYDGGYDAFLEERAVARRHAREKYEEFAATKADLVSRARTQREWSSQGVRNAMKKSPDNDKIRRAASTESSEKQAQKVRQMESRIARLDVVEEPRKEWQLQFSIGQAPRSSSVVATLRDAVVRQGSFTLGPVNLQLNAGERIGITGPNGAGKSTLLRLLLGDIALESGSAAMGASVAIGEIDQARGLLAGHLALADAVEAVLVDLTPAEVRTLLAKFGLKADHTARTIDSLSPGERTRAALALLQARGVNLLVLDEPTNHLDLPAIEQLEEALESYDGALLLVTHDRRLLENVRLDVRWNVENGMVEEQQQ, encoded by the coding sequence ATGACTGCGACCCTTGTTGCCAAGGATGTTTCCGGCGGTCACGACCACCGGCAGCTTTTCTCCAGGCTCTCCCTGACTGTCGCCCCGGGCGACGTGGTGGGCGTGGTGGGTGCCAACGGCGCCGGCAAGTCCACCCTGCTGCGGCTCCTGGCCGGCGTCGACCAGCCGCAGGACGGAACGGTCAGCCTTGCCCCGGCAGACGCATTCGTGGGCTGGCTTCCCCAGGAACACGAGCGCATTCCAGGTGAAACCGTGGCCGGATACATCGCCCGGCGAACCGGCTGTGCGGTTGCGACAGCGGAGATGGAGTCCACCGCTGAAGCCCTTGGTTCCGGGGCGCCCGGTGCCGATGACGCCTACTCCCGGGCCTTCGACCGCTGGATGGCCTCAGGCGCCGCGGACCTTGATGAACGCATCCCTGCCGTCCTGGCCGAACTGGGCCTCGACACGGGTGCCGATGCCGTGATGACCGGCCTGTCCGGCGGGCAGGCCGCCCGGGTGGCGCTCGCCGCCCTGCTGCTCAGCCGGTTCGACGTGGTGCTCCTGGACGAACCCACGAATGACCTCGATCTGGCCGGCTTGGCGAAGCTGGAGGACTTTGTCCGCGGCCTGCGCGGCGGTGTTGTGCTGGTCAGCCACGACCGGGAGTTCCTGGCCCGCTGCGTCACTACCGTGGTGGAGCTGGACCTGGCGCAGAATTCGGTGGCAGTTTATGACGGCGGCTATGATGCCTTCCTCGAAGAACGCGCCGTTGCGCGGCGGCACGCGCGCGAGAAATATGAGGAGTTCGCTGCCACGAAGGCGGACCTGGTGTCACGGGCCCGGACCCAGCGCGAATGGAGCTCCCAGGGCGTGCGGAACGCCATGAAGAAGAGTCCCGACAACGACAAGATCCGGCGCGCCGCGAGCACCGAGTCTTCGGAAAAGCAGGCCCAGAAAGTGCGGCAGATGGAATCGCGGATTGCCCGGCTGGATGTCGTGGAAGAGCCGCGGAAGGAATGGCAGCTCCAGTTCTCCATCGGCCAGGCGCCCCGCTCCAGCTCAGTAGTGGCCACCCTCCGCGACGCCGTGGTGCGGCAGGGCAGCTTCACCCTGGGTCCCGTCAATCTCCAGCTCAACGCGGGGGAGCGGATCGGTATCACAGGCCCCAACGGCGCCGGCAAGTCCACCCTGCTCCGCCTCTTGCTGGGCGACATCGCACTGGAGTCCGGCAGCGCTGCCATGGGTGCCTCGGTGGCCATCGGCGAAATCGACCAGGCCCGCGGACTGCTGGCCGGCCACCTTGCGCTGGCTGACGCCGTCGAGGCGGTCCTGGTGGACCTGACCCCCGCGGAGGTCCGGACGCTGCTGGCAAAGTTCGGCCTCAAAGCGGATCACACCGCCAGGACCATCGATTCGCTGTCCCCGGGCGAACGCACCAGGGCCGCCCTGGCCCTGCTGCAGGCCCGCGGCGTGAACCTCCTTGTCCTGGACGAGCCAACCAACCACCTCGACCTGCCGGCCATCGAGCAGCTGGAGGAAGCGCTGGAAAGCTACGACGGCGCCCTGCTGCTGGTCACGCACGATCGGCGGCTGCTGGAAAACGTGCGGCTGGATGTACGTTGGAATGTCGAGAACGGAATGGTAGAGGAGCAGCAGCAATGA
- a CDS encoding DUF6457 domain-containing protein, whose translation MKSQDETLEEWCRSLLQAYELEDVQVDVNAILALAGVAAHSVVRPAAPLTTFIAGYAAGLASGSGQGTEASSMEDALAVARSLAADYDAEAAGASGE comes from the coding sequence GTGAAAAGCCAGGATGAAACACTGGAGGAATGGTGCAGGTCCCTCCTCCAGGCCTATGAGCTTGAGGACGTCCAGGTGGACGTTAATGCCATCCTTGCCCTCGCGGGCGTTGCTGCGCACTCCGTTGTGCGGCCGGCGGCGCCCCTGACCACCTTCATAGCCGGCTACGCAGCCGGCCTTGCCTCGGGCTCCGGGCAAGGCACCGAGGCTTCGTCCATGGAGGACGCCTTGGCCGTTGCACGTTCACTGGCTGCCGATTACGACGCTGAAGCCGCCGGGGCTTCTGGCGAATGA
- a CDS encoding glycoside hydrolase family 38 C-terminal domain-containing protein — MHDDRRITEVRLERFVRERIIPAVYSRSLPLALSSWDVPDEPVPALEAMRQDFHPQDHGAPWGKPWGTKWLRLQGEVPEFWGAGPDTTVEVVVDLGFTTEVPGFQCEGIAWRADGTIIKALSPRNQYIPLKLLGGGMAVDFYVEAAANPDVAQGWTFAATPYGDKSTAGTAPQYRLGTIAIAELNQTVWELQQDIWTLSGLMAELPWEQPRRHEILRALERMLDAMDPDDVAGTAAAGREALAEVLARPAYASAHQLVATGHAHIDSAWLWPVRETIRKCARTFSNVVALMDEYPDFVFSCSSAQQLAWIKEYYPELFGRIREKVRAGQFVPVGGMWVESDTNMPGGEAMARQFVEGKSFFLAEFGVDCQEAWLPDSFGYSAALPQIVKAAGSRWFLTQKISWNQTNRMPHHTFNWEGIDGTRLFTHFPPVDTYNSQLSGRELAHAERNYRDHGRGTVSLVPFGYGDGGGGPTREMLAAAARTADLEGSPKVRTGSAQSFFEQAEAEYPSLPVWVGEMYLELHRGTYTSQARTKKGNRRSEHLLREAELWCATAAVRTDSFVYPAAELKRLWRLVLMQQFHDILPGSSIAWVHQDAERNYQAIEVALEALIAEAAAAILGNGERTFLLNAAPHARAGVEALGAAEPAVPALPARAAAQEGGYVLDNGIIRAVVDADGLISSLRDYASGREAIAPGERGNLLELHRDTPNEWDAWDIDEFYRRNVTPLTTAQCVRLAKDQEEAAVVVERVAGSSAISQRISLAAGSPSLSITTTVDWQEREKLLKLGFALDVRADRSAAETQFGHVFRATHTNTSWEAAKFEICAHRWIHVAEPGYGVAVSNSSTYGHDVTRSIREADGGTTTTVRLSLLRAPKFPDPESDRGHHELTMTVRPGADIADAVQEGYGTNLEPRLVSGGSPAEPLFAVSNPAVVIEAVKLAEDGSGDVIVRLYESLGQRSAGSITANFPVRRVASMDLLERPIEAVGVEAGSGGADLLLRPFQLVTLRFVRAAAGS; from the coding sequence TTGCATGACGACCGCCGGATCACGGAAGTCCGCCTCGAAAGGTTCGTCCGCGAACGTATCATCCCTGCTGTTTACAGCAGGAGCCTGCCTCTGGCCTTGAGCAGCTGGGATGTCCCCGACGAGCCGGTCCCGGCCCTCGAGGCCATGCGGCAGGACTTCCACCCGCAGGACCACGGTGCTCCCTGGGGGAAGCCATGGGGCACCAAATGGCTCCGCCTTCAAGGCGAGGTGCCGGAATTCTGGGGTGCCGGGCCGGACACCACGGTTGAAGTGGTGGTGGACCTGGGCTTCACCACCGAAGTCCCGGGTTTCCAATGCGAAGGGATAGCCTGGCGGGCCGACGGCACCATTATCAAAGCGCTCTCGCCCCGCAACCAGTACATCCCGCTGAAGCTGCTCGGTGGCGGCATGGCTGTGGACTTTTACGTGGAGGCAGCTGCCAACCCCGACGTCGCCCAGGGCTGGACCTTCGCGGCCACACCGTATGGGGACAAGTCCACGGCGGGAACGGCGCCGCAGTACCGACTGGGTACCATTGCCATTGCCGAACTGAACCAGACAGTGTGGGAGCTCCAGCAGGACATCTGGACGCTGTCCGGGCTGATGGCGGAACTGCCGTGGGAACAGCCGCGGCGGCATGAGATCCTCCGCGCCCTCGAGCGCATGTTGGATGCGATGGATCCTGACGATGTCGCCGGAACGGCAGCAGCCGGACGCGAAGCGCTCGCCGAGGTCCTGGCCCGGCCAGCCTATGCGTCCGCGCACCAGCTGGTGGCCACCGGTCACGCCCACATCGACTCTGCCTGGCTGTGGCCAGTCCGGGAGACCATCCGCAAGTGTGCCAGGACGTTCTCCAACGTGGTGGCCCTGATGGATGAATACCCGGATTTCGTCTTTTCCTGCTCCTCGGCACAGCAGCTCGCCTGGATCAAGGAGTACTACCCCGAACTTTTCGGCCGGATCCGGGAAAAGGTGCGGGCAGGCCAGTTTGTTCCCGTTGGCGGGATGTGGGTGGAATCCGATACGAATATGCCCGGCGGGGAAGCCATGGCCCGGCAGTTTGTTGAGGGCAAGAGCTTCTTCCTGGCGGAGTTCGGAGTGGACTGCCAGGAAGCCTGGCTGCCGGACTCCTTCGGGTACTCCGCGGCCCTGCCGCAGATCGTAAAAGCTGCCGGCAGCAGGTGGTTCCTCACACAAAAGATCTCCTGGAACCAGACCAACAGGATGCCGCACCACACTTTCAACTGGGAGGGCATCGACGGCACCCGGCTCTTTACGCACTTCCCGCCCGTGGATACCTACAATTCCCAGCTCAGCGGACGCGAGCTGGCCCACGCGGAGCGCAACTACCGTGACCACGGCCGCGGTACGGTGTCGCTGGTGCCTTTCGGCTATGGCGACGGCGGTGGCGGGCCCACCAGGGAAATGCTTGCCGCCGCTGCCAGGACAGCGGACCTGGAAGGATCACCAAAGGTTCGGACCGGATCGGCTCAGAGCTTCTTTGAGCAGGCCGAGGCAGAGTATCCGTCCCTGCCGGTCTGGGTGGGTGAGATGTACCTCGAACTGCACCGCGGTACCTACACCAGCCAGGCGCGGACCAAGAAGGGCAACCGGCGCAGCGAGCACCTCCTCCGCGAAGCGGAATTGTGGTGTGCCACTGCCGCTGTCCGGACGGACTCGTTTGTTTATCCGGCCGCCGAGCTCAAGCGGTTGTGGCGGCTGGTGCTGATGCAGCAGTTCCATGACATCCTGCCGGGCAGTTCCATCGCCTGGGTGCACCAGGACGCCGAACGCAACTACCAGGCCATCGAGGTTGCCCTCGAAGCTCTCATCGCCGAGGCTGCGGCCGCCATCCTTGGCAACGGGGAGCGGACTTTCCTGCTCAATGCCGCGCCGCATGCGCGGGCGGGAGTGGAGGCGCTTGGGGCAGCGGAACCTGCCGTCCCGGCGCTTCCTGCCCGGGCCGCTGCACAGGAGGGCGGCTACGTCCTGGACAACGGCATCATCCGCGCAGTGGTGGATGCTGACGGACTGATCAGCTCCCTCCGGGACTACGCCAGCGGCCGCGAAGCGATCGCCCCGGGGGAGCGCGGCAACCTGCTTGAGCTGCACCGGGACACGCCCAATGAGTGGGATGCCTGGGATATCGACGAGTTCTACCGGCGCAACGTCACGCCGTTGACAACCGCCCAGTGCGTACGGCTGGCAAAGGACCAGGAGGAAGCGGCTGTAGTGGTGGAACGGGTGGCAGGATCTTCTGCCATTTCCCAGCGCATCAGCCTTGCCGCAGGCAGCCCTTCGCTGTCGATCACCACAACTGTCGACTGGCAGGAGCGCGAAAAGCTGCTGAAGCTCGGATTTGCCCTCGATGTGCGGGCTGACCGGTCTGCTGCCGAGACGCAGTTTGGGCATGTCTTCCGCGCCACCCACACCAACACGTCCTGGGAAGCAGCGAAGTTCGAAATCTGCGCGCACCGCTGGATCCACGTCGCCGAACCCGGTTACGGCGTCGCTGTATCCAACTCGTCCACCTACGGGCACGATGTCACCAGGAGCATCAGGGAGGCCGACGGCGGCACCACCACCACCGTCCGCTTGTCACTGCTGCGCGCCCCGAAGTTCCCTGACCCGGAATCGGATCGCGGGCACCACGAACTGACGATGACCGTTCGCCCGGGAGCCGACATCGCCGATGCGGTCCAGGAGGGTTACGGGACCAACCTTGAGCCCCGCCTGGTCAGCGGCGGTTCACCCGCGGAGCCACTGTTTGCCGTGTCCAACCCGGCGGTTGTTATCGAGGCAGTGAAGCTTGCAGAGGACGGCTCCGGGGACGTGATCGTCAGGTTGTACGAATCGTTGGGCCAGCGTTCCGCCGGCAGCATCACCGCCAACTTCCCAGTCCGGCGCGTCGCTTCAATGGACCTGCTGGAGCGGCCCATCGAGGCCGTTGGGGTGGAGGCCGGTTCGGGCGGTGCCGACCTGCTCCTGCGCCCGTTCCAGCTGGTGACGCTGCGGTTTGTCCGCGCTGCGGCCGGGAGTTAG
- a CDS encoding molybdopterin molybdotransferase MoeA codes for MTEEPGEERSSADQPEETRHLAHTWDEARQAAFEAATPIPAGPVPLHLALGRTLDRDIVALQDMPHYASSAMDGWAVNGTGPWILVEPGTRLAPHQASPIVTGGLIPPGGKAILRSESALLGKDEDGLPVLLTGGSARPGEPRSGQHIRKAGEEALAGDVLVKAGVQLNPAHLALAALAGYDELPVQGKPMVRLLLTGSEVIGHGVPVPGKVRDTFGPQLPAVVNMLGGIAGEQQRIGDSYAEWLAALEDVVPEAPGAPDLPADVVITTGGTGQSGTDHLRQAVAELGGRLIIDGIAMRPGHPAVLAELPDGRFVLGLPGNPLAAMMALSTVGAPLLAALGHGKLPDIQEVPCGSIIEPDPGRTRLMPFRLLYGMASPAQHTGPGMMRGLASADGVLVVPPHGVQLGELVPAFALPWGPPIPALAEPGSKAKPRNAARPGRTPAKPAASGPVDWSALLG; via the coding sequence ATGACTGAAGAACCCGGGGAAGAACGGAGTTCAGCAGACCAGCCGGAGGAGACGCGGCACCTGGCCCATACCTGGGATGAGGCGCGGCAGGCTGCCTTCGAGGCGGCAACTCCAATTCCAGCCGGACCCGTGCCATTGCACCTGGCCCTGGGCCGCACGTTGGACCGGGATATCGTGGCACTGCAGGACATGCCGCACTACGCGTCGTCGGCCATGGACGGCTGGGCGGTCAACGGGACGGGGCCGTGGATCCTCGTGGAACCGGGCACGCGCCTTGCACCCCACCAGGCAAGCCCCATTGTGACCGGCGGACTCATTCCCCCCGGCGGGAAAGCGATACTTCGCAGCGAGAGTGCACTGCTGGGCAAGGATGAGGACGGACTGCCGGTGCTGCTGACCGGCGGCAGCGCCAGGCCCGGTGAGCCGCGCAGCGGCCAGCACATCCGGAAAGCCGGGGAAGAGGCGCTGGCGGGAGACGTCCTGGTGAAGGCCGGAGTGCAGCTTAACCCCGCGCATCTGGCCCTGGCTGCCTTGGCCGGATATGACGAGCTGCCCGTCCAGGGCAAGCCCATGGTGCGGCTGCTGCTGACGGGCTCCGAAGTGATCGGCCACGGCGTCCCGGTTCCCGGCAAGGTGCGGGACACCTTCGGTCCGCAACTGCCGGCCGTCGTGAACATGCTCGGCGGGATCGCAGGCGAACAGCAGCGGATTGGCGACTCTTACGCGGAGTGGCTTGCAGCACTGGAAGATGTGGTCCCGGAGGCGCCGGGCGCACCGGACCTGCCGGCCGACGTCGTAATCACCACGGGAGGGACCGGACAGTCAGGTACGGACCACCTCCGCCAGGCGGTTGCTGAACTGGGCGGAAGGCTCATCATCGATGGCATAGCCATGCGGCCGGGGCATCCGGCCGTCCTCGCGGAGCTGCCGGACGGGCGCTTTGTGCTGGGCCTGCCGGGGAATCCCCTCGCCGCGATGATGGCGCTGTCCACCGTGGGGGCGCCACTGCTCGCCGCACTGGGCCACGGCAAACTGCCGGACATCCAGGAGGTGCCCTGTGGGAGCATCATCGAACCCGACCCGGGGCGTACCCGCCTGATGCCGTTCCGCCTGCTGTACGGAATGGCGTCGCCGGCGCAGCATACGGGCCCCGGCATGATGCGGGGACTCGCATCGGCAGACGGTGTGCTGGTGGTGCCGCCGCATGGTGTCCAGCTCGGCGAACTGGTGCCAGCCTTCGCGCTGCCCTGGGGACCGCCCATTCCGGCGCTTGCAGAGCCCGGTTCCAAGGCGAAACCCAGAAATGCTGCGCGGCCCGGACGGACCCCTGCCAAGCCGGCGGCCAGTGGCCCCGTGGACTGGAGCGCGCTGCTTGGCTGA
- a CDS encoding ABC transporter ATP-binding protein, whose protein sequence is MSMEGVAWNSLYKITRAKSGSQPFSKATLKRVLGFARPHQGKLVAFVALSVVMAFLAVATPVLAGQVVDAIVAKAATEEVVRLAVLIAVVAVAEAGLGLVSRWLSSTIGEGVIVDLRTRVFDHVQKMPIAFFTRTRTGALVSRLNNDVIGAQSAFAGTLSGVVSNVVALILTLVVMLGTSWQVTVLAMILLPVFLIPARRMGSRLADLRREAAEHNAAMGTQMTERFSAPGATLVKLFGRPDEESHEFAVRAGRVRDIGVRTAMLQFTFVTALTLVSALALALVYGLGGWLAITGQLAAGDVVVLALLLTRLYAPLTALSNARVEIMSALVSFERVFEILDLKPLIQQKPDAVAVPPGPVSVEFDDVRFAYPSAEKVSLASLEEVSTLDTRGGEEVLHGISFRVEPGQTVALVGSSGAGKSTVAQLLARLYDVDSGAVRLGGTVPGTGLDVRDATFDSLRDTLGMVTQDGHLFHETIASNLRLAKPDATEKDMWEAVRQARLETMIRSLPDGLDTVVGERGYRLSGGERQRLTIARLLISQPRVVILDEATAALDSTNEAAVQAALGAALEGRTAVVIAHRLSTIRAADAILVVEDGRIVERGTHTELLAAEGRYAELYRTQFAEATAVAQEAVPEL, encoded by the coding sequence ATGAGCATGGAAGGGGTGGCCTGGAACTCCCTGTACAAGATCACCCGGGCCAAAAGCGGTTCCCAACCCTTTTCTAAAGCCACGCTGAAGCGCGTCCTGGGCTTCGCCCGCCCCCATCAGGGCAAACTGGTGGCGTTCGTGGCGTTGTCCGTTGTGATGGCATTCCTGGCTGTGGCAACCCCAGTCCTGGCAGGGCAAGTGGTGGACGCGATCGTCGCCAAGGCCGCCACGGAGGAGGTTGTCCGCCTGGCGGTGCTGATCGCCGTCGTCGCAGTAGCCGAAGCGGGCCTGGGACTGGTGAGCCGCTGGCTCTCCTCCACCATCGGCGAGGGCGTGATCGTGGACTTGCGCACCCGGGTTTTCGACCATGTGCAGAAAATGCCCATCGCCTTCTTCACCAGGACCCGCACAGGCGCCCTGGTCAGCAGGCTGAACAACGACGTCATCGGCGCCCAGTCCGCTTTCGCCGGCACGCTCTCCGGAGTCGTCAGCAACGTGGTGGCATTGATCCTCACGCTCGTGGTGATGCTGGGGACGTCCTGGCAGGTGACCGTCCTGGCCATGATCCTGCTGCCGGTGTTCCTCATTCCGGCCCGGAGAATGGGTTCCAGGCTTGCGGACCTGCGCCGCGAGGCTGCCGAACACAACGCCGCCATGGGCACCCAGATGACCGAGCGGTTCTCCGCCCCGGGGGCCACGCTGGTTAAGCTCTTCGGCCGGCCGGATGAGGAATCCCACGAATTTGCCGTCCGTGCCGGCCGCGTCCGCGACATTGGGGTCCGTACAGCCATGCTGCAGTTCACCTTCGTGACTGCCCTGACATTGGTCTCCGCGCTCGCACTGGCCCTCGTGTACGGGCTGGGCGGCTGGCTGGCCATCACCGGCCAGCTGGCGGCCGGCGACGTTGTGGTGCTGGCACTGCTGCTTACCCGGCTCTACGCCCCGCTCACCGCGCTGTCCAACGCACGGGTGGAAATCATGAGCGCGCTGGTCAGCTTTGAGCGGGTCTTTGAAATCCTGGACCTCAAGCCGCTGATCCAGCAGAAGCCGGACGCCGTGGCGGTTCCGCCGGGCCCGGTCTCCGTGGAGTTCGACGATGTCCGCTTCGCCTACCCTTCCGCGGAAAAGGTGTCGCTTGCCTCGCTGGAGGAGGTGTCCACGCTGGACACCCGCGGTGGCGAGGAGGTGCTGCACGGCATCAGCTTCCGGGTTGAGCCCGGGCAGACCGTGGCGCTGGTGGGATCCTCCGGCGCCGGAAAATCGACAGTCGCGCAGCTGCTTGCCCGGCTGTACGACGTCGATTCCGGCGCCGTACGCCTCGGCGGCACCGTCCCGGGAACCGGCCTCGATGTCCGTGACGCCACCTTCGATTCCCTCCGGGACACCCTGGGCATGGTGACGCAGGACGGCCACCTTTTCCACGAAACCATCGCCTCCAACCTCCGGCTCGCCAAGCCGGACGCCACTGAGAAGGACATGTGGGAGGCCGTCCGCCAAGCCCGGCTCGAAACGATGATCCGGTCACTGCCTGATGGGCTGGACACGGTGGTGGGTGAACGCGGCTACCGGCTTTCCGGCGGGGAACGCCAGCGGCTGACCATCGCCCGGCTTCTCATCTCCCAGCCCCGCGTTGTCATCCTCGATGAGGCCACGGCCGCGCTGGACTCCACCAACGAAGCAGCCGTGCAGGCTGCCCTGGGTGCTGCGCTCGAGGGGCGCACCGCCGTCGTGATTGCCCACCGGCTCTCCACCATCCGCGCCGCCGACGCGATCCTGGTGGTGGAGGACGGCCGGATTGTGGAGCGCGGCACCCACACCGAACTGCTGGCCGCCGAAGGCCGGTATGCCGAGCTGTACAGGACGCAGTTCGCCGAAGCCACCGCCGTGGCACAGGAAGCAGTTCCTGAACTCTAG
- a CDS encoding HNH endonuclease has protein sequence MRTLVLNAGYEPLAVISFRRALVLVLTNKASVVAEGDDPVVGPQEILGRPSVILLNRYIRPRYNQSTAVSRRGVLRRDGHKCAYCGKAAHTIDHVHPKSRGGADSWENLVAACLRCNNVKGDHTPAEMGWKLRFVPEPPHGTIWQIKELEKPTPAWDPFLLPERAA, from the coding sequence ATGCGCACTCTCGTTCTGAATGCTGGATATGAACCGCTGGCGGTTATTTCTTTCCGCCGGGCGCTGGTGCTTGTGCTGACGAACAAGGCGAGCGTTGTGGCCGAAGGGGACGATCCTGTGGTGGGTCCCCAGGAGATCCTGGGCCGCCCGTCCGTGATTCTCCTGAACCGCTACATCCGCCCCAGATACAACCAATCCACGGCGGTGAGCAGACGCGGGGTGCTCCGGCGCGACGGGCACAAATGCGCCTATTGCGGAAAAGCTGCGCACACTATCGACCATGTCCATCCCAAGTCCCGCGGCGGTGCGGATTCGTGGGAGAACCTCGTGGCGGCATGCCTGCGGTGCAACAACGTTAAGGGCGATCACACCCCGGCGGAGATGGGCTGGAAGCTGCGGTTCGTGCCCGAGCCTCCGCACGGCACCATTTGGCAGATCAAGGAACTGGAGAAGCCCACTCCTGCCTGGGATCCGTTCCTGCTTCCGGAGCGCGCTGCCTGA
- a CDS encoding molybdenum cofactor guanylyltransferase: protein MESDRLAFDALILAGGRSSRLGGVPKQGLVFEGATLLQHSLAACSPASLIAVVGPDSGPLPAGVVACREQPEFAGPAAAVAAGLEALGRAGGGREFTLVLACDMPRASGAVETLAQCLVSLADAGDGVMACSEDGTAQMLLGFYRTAGLKRSAQALAARDGLINGSMRSLLASLDVQLVTVPAGTTDDVDTWDDAAALGVDAGAAGRAPGPARQQLNWEAKSEKPG from the coding sequence GTGGAATCAGACAGACTGGCCTTCGACGCCCTGATCCTTGCGGGCGGCCGTTCCTCCCGCCTGGGTGGGGTACCCAAGCAGGGGCTCGTCTTTGAGGGCGCCACGCTGCTGCAGCATTCGCTTGCTGCCTGCTCCCCGGCGTCCCTCATTGCTGTGGTGGGTCCGGATTCCGGTCCGTTGCCTGCAGGGGTGGTCGCCTGCCGCGAGCAGCCCGAGTTCGCAGGACCGGCTGCGGCAGTCGCCGCCGGGCTGGAAGCGCTGGGCCGCGCCGGCGGCGGGCGCGAATTCACCCTGGTGCTGGCCTGCGATATGCCCAGGGCCTCGGGCGCGGTGGAAACTTTGGCGCAATGCCTTGTTTCCTTGGCTGATGCCGGGGACGGAGTGATGGCCTGTTCCGAAGACGGAACTGCCCAAATGCTGCTGGGTTTTTACCGCACGGCCGGGTTAAAAAGATCGGCGCAGGCGCTGGCTGCTCGGGACGGCTTAATCAACGGTTCCATGCGGTCCCTCCTTGCTAGTCTGGACGTGCAGCTTGTCACCGTCCCCGCCGGAACCACAGATGATGTGGATACCTGGGATGATGCCGCCGCATTAGGAGTTGACGCCGGGGCAGCCGGACGTGCGCCAGGACCGGCGCGGCAGCAGTTGAATTGGGAGGCAAAGAGTGAAAAGCCAGGATGA
- the fdhD gene encoding formate dehydrogenase accessory sulfurtransferase FdhD, with protein sequence MGRVTQRRKVHKYVLDGSPKALEFPVRHREDVLAVEEPLEIRLGQLSFSVTMRTPGDDFDLVAGFLVSEGIIWSAEQLVSLRFCAGEDENGVQTFNVVEVQLRPDVTIPSIGRHIYTSSSCGICGTDSVESVRKSSRYSLDEDSLNLEAGLLASLPGLLRKSQRVFEDTGGVHAAGLFKITDDGAADLMCLREDVGRHNAVDKVVGWALREGLLPLRGTVLQVSGRASFELVQKAALAGIPVLAAVSAPSSLAVELAEASGMTLAGFSRGTSLNIYTGDQRIIRPAVQVPAAAVP encoded by the coding sequence ATGGGCCGCGTGACCCAGCGCCGCAAGGTGCACAAATATGTCCTCGATGGCTCTCCGAAGGCCCTCGAATTTCCGGTACGGCACCGCGAGGATGTCCTCGCGGTGGAGGAGCCGCTGGAGATCCGGCTGGGCCAGTTGTCCTTCTCGGTGACCATGCGCACCCCGGGTGACGATTTTGACCTGGTGGCCGGGTTCCTGGTGTCGGAGGGCATCATCTGGAGCGCCGAGCAGCTTGTGTCGCTGCGTTTCTGCGCGGGCGAAGACGAGAACGGGGTGCAGACCTTCAATGTGGTGGAGGTCCAACTGCGGCCGGACGTCACCATTCCCTCCATCGGGCGCCACATCTACACGTCCAGCTCCTGCGGCATTTGCGGCACTGATTCGGTGGAGTCCGTGCGGAAATCATCGCGCTACAGCCTGGATGAGGATTCCCTGAACCTCGAGGCCGGACTCCTGGCATCGCTGCCGGGGCTGCTGCGGAAATCCCAGCGGGTTTTTGAGGACACCGGGGGAGTGCACGCGGCAGGTCTGTTCAAGATCACGGACGACGGCGCTGCGGACCTTATGTGCCTCCGCGAGGACGTAGGGCGCCATAACGCCGTGGATAAGGTTGTGGGCTGGGCTTTGCGTGAAGGACTGCTCCCGCTGCGCGGGACCGTTCTCCAGGTGTCCGGCCGGGCCTCCTTCGAGCTGGTGCAGAAAGCGGCGCTGGCAGGAATCCCCGTGCTGGCAGCCGTCAGCGCGCCGTCCAGCCTTGCCGTGGAACTCGCGGAAGCAAGCGGCATGACCCTGGCCGGTTTCAGCCGGGGAACCAGCCTGAATATCTATACCGGGGACCAGCGCATCATCAGGCCCGCTGTACAGGTTCCTGCCGCCGCAGTTCCTTGA